In one window of Photorhabdus laumondii subsp. laumondii DNA:
- a CDS encoding BON domain-containing protein, producing MKNVKLAHLLVAIALGTAIVSNSVLAEESFKNKATQALDSAGQKIDDSMKNIDGYMGDSATTAKIKSELLAAKGINSSDISVKTERRVVYISGFVKSEKQSREIIEIISKVKGVKSIQNGLTIKK from the coding sequence ATGAAGAATGTTAAATTGGCCCATTTGTTGGTGGCTATTGCCTTGGGTACTGCTATCGTTAGCAATAGTGTACTGGCGGAGGAGTCTTTTAAAAATAAAGCGACACAAGCACTCGACAGTGCTGGTCAGAAAATCGATGATTCAATGAAAAACATCGATGGTTATATGGGTGATAGTGCGACCACAGCGAAGATTAAAAGTGAGTTGTTGGCAGCAAAAGGGATCAACAGTAGTGATATCTCAGTAAAAACAGAGAGGAGAGTTGTCTATATTTCTGGTTTTGTGAAAAGCGAGAAACAATCCAGAGAAATTATAGAGATTATCTCTAAAGTGAAAGGGGTCAAGTCGATTCAAAACGGTCTGACCATAAAAAAATAA
- the ppxB gene encoding photopexin PpxB yields MNSNTYLFLNSENIRYNDSEDKADTSYPQTISNDWPSLPIEFQKDIDDVINLNGSLYFFKGSQYLKFDIAKALVIDGPKPIIEGWPGLKGTGFENGIDAATEWVDTKQDVVCFFKGRDCIDYTVSSHSINKKTISDRWGTIGKYAGFSEDLNAVILWKNTAGATIYFFKDSYYIQYNTKSHAIDGEPSFIQAYWNGVTFKKVQAAVSVDIDSLGSEYRNCGGICGSTNTGKHCFQLPHNIKLSLSAYGNTAHQQTIKVYIDDQLVDTLISQGANSVLGFKNYSSSTGKVCIEMIGDGKPCKLRYAYNTLDEKPGTAIIGASNGGNNNYNDSIVVLIWSQS; encoded by the coding sequence ATGAATTCAAACACCTATTTATTTCTTAACTCAGAAAACATTAGATATAACGACTCAGAAGATAAAGCAGACACGAGTTATCCCCAAACTATCAGCAATGATTGGCCTAGTCTCCCTATCGAGTTTCAAAAAGATATTGACGATGTGATTAATTTAAACGGCTCATTATATTTTTTTAAAGGCTCTCAATACCTTAAATTCGATATAGCCAAAGCCTTGGTGATTGATGGGCCAAAACCCATTATTGAGGGATGGCCGGGATTGAAAGGTACCGGATTTGAAAATGGTATCGACGCAGCCACAGAATGGGTGGATACAAAACAAGATGTTGTCTGTTTCTTCAAAGGCAGAGATTGCATCGATTACACCGTCAGTTCACATTCGATTAATAAGAAAACCATTTCAGACCGGTGGGGCACTATCGGGAAATATGCAGGATTTAGTGAAGACCTCAATGCCGTTATTTTATGGAAAAATACCGCCGGCGCTACTATTTACTTTTTCAAGGATAGTTATTACATCCAATACAATACAAAATCTCATGCTATCGATGGTGAACCCTCCTTTATTCAAGCTTACTGGAACGGAGTTACTTTCAAAAAAGTTCAAGCCGCCGTATCGGTTGATATTGATTCGTTAGGTAGTGAGTATAGAAACTGTGGCGGAATATGTGGCAGCACAAATACCGGTAAACACTGTTTCCAGTTACCTCACAATATAAAGCTTAGCCTGTCAGCCTATGGTAATACTGCCCACCAGCAAACGATAAAAGTGTATATTGACGATCAGTTAGTCGATACATTAATCAGCCAAGGTGCCAATAGTGTGTTGGGCTTTAAAAATTACTCATCGAGTACCGGCAAAGTCTGCATTGAAATGATAGGCGACGGCAAGCCCTGCAAACTCCGTTACGCCTATAACACCCTTGACGAAAAACCGGGAACAGCCATTATCGGTGCCAGCAATGGAGGCAATAATAATTACAATGACAGCATAGTCGTGTTAATTTGGTCACAGTCCTGA
- a CDS encoding fucose-binding lectin II translates to MNTSSYLFLGSENIRHNQKSYESDIGYPQPINNDWPDLPIEFQRHIDDVINLNGFLYFFKGSQYLKFDIAKAKVIDGPKPIIAGWPGLAGTEFENGIDVAIEWPYVAKMGMTDVVCFFKGSDCIDYTVSSHTVSKKTIADRWGITEQYSEFSENLDTAILWINIGSPFLFLFKDNSNIRINLKSNTIDGQAPIGANWRGVTFKRVQAAVPIDMDLLGSEMGNDSNTNTYFFLNSENIKYNDPLNNIDTGYPQPIRNNWPNLPIEFQRHIDDVINLNGSLYFFKGSQYLKFDIAKAQVIDGPKPIIEGWPGLAGTEFENGIDAATEWIDVKEDIVCFFKGKECINYTVSSHTIDKKNIAERWRITGEYAKFSANLDAAILWRNSGYFIYLFKGNEYLRLHLMLNSMYGEPELIQTKWKGVTFNKIQAAVSVDPNVLGSNINIKCGGTCGINNTGKHCFQLPQSIRFGLTAYVNSDVHQQSINVYIDDRLVDTLTGKGISHITDVRTYTSGTGKVCIEMIGEGKPGKLRYAYNTLEAKPGTAIIGANNGSNDNYDDSVVVLNWPLS, encoded by the coding sequence ATGAATACATCAAGTTATCTTTTTCTTGGCTCAGAAAATATTAGACACAATCAGAAGTCGTATGAATCTGATATCGGTTATCCCCAGCCTATAAATAACGATTGGCCTGATCTTCCTATTGAATTTCAAAGGCATATTGATGATGTGATTAATTTAAATGGTTTTTTGTATTTTTTTAAAGGCTCACAATATCTTAAATTTGATATCGCAAAAGCAAAAGTGATTGATGGACCAAAACCTATTATAGCAGGATGGCCGGGATTAGCCGGAACGGAATTTGAAAACGGGATAGATGTAGCCATAGAATGGCCCTATGTAGCAAAAATGGGTATGACAGATGTCGTCTGTTTCTTTAAAGGTAGTGATTGTATTGATTATACGGTGAGTTCACATACTGTTAGCAAGAAAACTATCGCAGACAGATGGGGGATAACAGAACAATACTCAGAATTTAGTGAAAATCTGGATACAGCTATTTTATGGATAAATATTGGTAGCCCTTTTCTTTTCCTTTTCAAAGACAATTCGAACATCAGGATTAATCTGAAATCGAATACCATCGATGGTCAAGCACCCATTGGTGCTAATTGGCGGGGTGTGACCTTCAAAAGAGTTCAAGCTGCGGTGCCAATTGATATGGATTTATTAGGCAGCGAGATGGGCAATGACAGTAATACCAATACCTATTTCTTCCTTAATTCAGAAAATATTAAATATAATGATCCATTAAATAACATCGATACCGGTTATCCTCAACCTATCCGTAATAATTGGCCTAATCTGCCTATTGAGTTTCAAAGGCATATTGATGATGTGATTAATTTAAATGGTTCTTTGTATTTCTTTAAAGGCTCGCAATATCTTAAATTTGATATTGCAAAAGCACAAGTGATTGACGGACCAAAACCCATTATAGAGGGATGGCCGGGATTAGCCGGAACGGAATTTGAAAACGGGATAGACGCCGCCACAGAGTGGATAGATGTAAAAGAAGATATCGTTTGTTTCTTTAAAGGCAAGGAATGTATTAATTACACTGTGAGTTCACACACCATTGATAAGAAAAATATCGCAGAAAGATGGAGAATTACCGGAGAATACGCAAAATTTAGTGCAAATTTAGATGCCGCTATTCTATGGCGGAACTCCGGTTATTTTATTTATCTTTTTAAAGGTAATGAGTATCTCCGCTTACATCTCATGTTGAATAGTATGTATGGTGAACCCGAGCTTATTCAAACTAAATGGAAAGGCGTCACTTTCAATAAAATTCAAGCAGCAGTGTCCGTTGATCCCAATGTATTGGGGAGTAATATCAATATAAAATGCGGTGGAACATGTGGGATTAATAATACCGGTAAACACTGCTTTCAATTACCTCAAAGTATTCGATTTGGCCTGACTGCCTACGTAAATAGTGATGTTCATCAACAATCAATCAATGTCTATATCGATGACCGATTGGTCGATACCTTAACCGGTAAAGGAATAAGTCACATAACAGATGTTAGGACCTACACATCAGGTACCGGCAAAGTCTGCATCGAGATGATAGGAGAGGGTAAACCCGGCAAACTCCGTTATGCCTATAACACTCTCGAAGCAAAACCCGGCACAGCCATTATCGGCGCTAACAATGGTTCCAATGACAATTATGATGATAGTGTGGTAGTGTTGAATTGGCCATTATCATGA